The following coding sequences lie in one Alloacidobacterium dinghuense genomic window:
- the nuoI gene encoding NADH-quinone oxidoreductase subunit NuoI, whose protein sequence is MDAKSSYTKGMSIVRNIAAISKGMSITFREIFQPTEVENYPDGPGPTRGAVLQERFRGAHVLQRDENGLEKCVACFLCAAACPSNCIYIEAAENTAEQRISSSERYAKVYNIDYNRCIFCGYCVEACPTDAITHGHGFELATLNATNLVMRKEDMLTPAVGTPGAVATQSDSVK, encoded by the coding sequence CTGGACGCGAAGTCCTCGTATACTAAAGGCATGTCGATCGTGCGCAACATCGCGGCCATCAGCAAGGGCATGAGCATCACCTTCCGGGAGATCTTTCAGCCGACCGAGGTCGAGAACTACCCTGACGGCCCCGGCCCGACGCGCGGCGCTGTGCTCCAGGAGCGCTTCCGCGGCGCGCACGTTCTACAGCGCGATGAGAACGGACTCGAGAAATGCGTCGCCTGTTTCTTGTGCGCGGCAGCCTGCCCATCGAACTGCATCTATATCGAAGCCGCCGAGAACACCGCCGAGCAGCGGATCTCCAGCTCCGAGCGCTACGCTAAGGTCTACAACATCGATTACAACCGCTGCATCTTCTGCGGATACTGCGTCGAAGCCTGCCCCACCGACGCCATCACCCACGGACACGGCTTCGAACTTGCCACGCTGAACGCGACTAACCTGGTGATGCGCAAGGAAGACATGCTGACGCCAGCCGTCGGTACGCCCGGCGCGGTGGCTACCCAGTCCGACTCAGTGAAGTAA